Sequence from the Brachionichthys hirsutus isolate HB-005 chromosome 4, CSIRO-AGI_Bhir_v1, whole genome shotgun sequence genome:
CACGGCAGGCCTTGCTTCCGAGGCGACAGTGAAAGTGGCATTTTCCAATTCCAGTCCTGCAAGACAAATTCAACAATCTGCTAAGAACAGGCAattttgtgtttatattttctATCAAATGATCGTTGCTGGCCTATATTACAGCTAATTGAAAAGGTAAAGAGCTACAAACAGACAATGTCTAACTGCTTCCATGCTCAGCTTTCCTCTGACGCTTCCCccactgtgtgcatgtgtaagTGAGTCCCGATACGTTGTCTTACAGGCAGTTGTAGAGTGATGATATTATCaccttgtctttttttaaatgacacagGTCGTAAGAGTTGTAGAAAATTAACAAGAGGCGTagcaagaaagcaaataaatggGAATGAGGAGCGCGTCGTGTTCACCGTGTACCTTAGATTTCAGCAAGCTCAGCTTGTTTGTCAGCTTCAAACTCGCCTTCATTCTCGTCGTCGCCGTTGTAGTTGGCCAGCTCTTGTTCCAAATCTATCAGGAAACATAAATGCGGTTGGTTGTTCACGCGAAAGACACGGCAATCACGTTTTAGCACAGTGCTTTGATGAACAACTATCCCTCATTCAAACATTATCTCTGGCCATGAAATGGTCAACTCTATTTTAATGAACTCAAAAGTGGAGATTAAAAATGTACTCCGTCGCCCAAGGTTTCtcccaatacacacacacacacacacacacacacacacatgtccagCTTTGAGCTATACAGGTACATACCTGTATTTTCAGGCTGTTTCTTCTGCTCTTGTTTCACTAGATCTCCTCCTCCTACTACTCGCTCATCTCCCTCATATTCATCTGGCTCCTGAAGTTTCTGATGTTCATCGGCCTTTGCCTGGCCAGTCAGCATACCGTCGACTGCAGGATCTAATTCCGgagaccgagggggggggggggtcacaatctCTTCAGTGAGAATAAACAAATCATCTTGATATGCTGCCccaatcattttttatttatttttttcccaatcaACGCAGatgactgtgtttgtgtttcagtgtgtttgttgGACGTCAGGGGGACGTGGTGGTAGAATATTTTTAAGCTTTGCATGCCtcactgatgaagatgaaacagTCCTAGAGTTCTTTTGTTCTACTGTGCCACTCTATTCCCTTATACTAGTTGTTGCACCATGTCATATTAATTGTCCCGTTGCAGTTTTTGCTTCTTTGATGCACAGGAAGGAAAAGTAGAAAAGCAGCTGTGACACGATAAGTACTCATGTCTTGAATTGAGTACAAATGCGGCACAAAAATGTCAATTCTTTACCTTCCATCTGGGCGCCCTCTTCATGAGTATCCATCAGTtccatcccttcatcctcaGTCAAATTATTCTCCAAACGTTTACTGACATCTGCCTCACCCTCCTTTTTGGCAACAGCGTCCTCTGACAGTTGCAAAATATCCTGCTTGAGAGCAACAACAGAGGTAACAGGGGGGGGTTCCTTTTTAGAAGGTTTCTTCACCGGAGGCAGGTCCACAGGGGCATTGGGACCTGAGAAATAgaaccccccccaaagaaaacacacagcaatGGGAGGGAGGACAAAAGTTATCATTTGTGCACATAATGACATGTACAGACATGAATACACAAGTATATTCATAAATATTATGGGCCTTTGGGTGTTTTTGTATATTAAGCCCATAATCCGTCTTTTTACCTTTTTCCACAGTAATGTCATTGGTCAGTAGTTCAGGTTGTCCCTCCTCTTCAGGCTGAGAGAGGCCTGGTGTGAGAATGACATCAGTCGACGTCTTAACGGCGCTAGTCACAGTCCCGACATTCTCACCCTCTTTTATTGCTCCTTCTATAGTATTTTCCTAACGAGGAGAAAACTGCATTACTTTATACGTCATCTGAAAAACAGCTGGGTGGGCAATGAATGCAGGTAGTCTGTTTATGGTTTTTCTACGTCAGCAGTTGCAACGTCAGTTCCGTTTCTGCACTTGCATGCAGACAGACTacaagaaaaggaaatgaaactgCGGGCGTAAGGAAGAAAGGTTGAAACACCACTATCCTCAAGAGTACTGCTGTACTCTGAATAAATGTAAAGGTATGTACcaaggatgaaaaaaaagagtACCAATGAAAAGATCTCTCTTCATAAAGCCAATACTGTTCAATATAAGATCGGGTTTTATTAACCCTCTGCCCTCTGTCACACTGGAAAGCCTTCTTACATGCGAGGAGGCCTCCGGCTTCTCAGCGTTCTTCTGAGCTTCCAATTTAGCAGCAGCTACTCGCTCATCACACAACTTCTTCTGGGTCAGGACCTGGGAGTTACAATGggtcctacacagacacacacacacacacacacacacacacgtttgctgGACTTGAGCAGCGGCAGCTCATGTACACTATGTGTATTTGGAGCATACTCCTCTCTTTTTCTTACATGTCAAAAGTGAGTTTGTCATTAAGGGTTTTGATGTTGCCTTGGCAACCTTGCAGCTCCTTCTGAAGCCTCCCCACGTCATCGTTTAACTGATTTAGCTGACCTACAGTGAATATGAAGAGCCacataatgaatgaaatattattttctgtACAAATTTGTCTGAACACAATGTActgtacttaaaaaaaaaaaaagatcttaacATATTGTGGTTAGTTACCTTTGAGTTCCTCTATGGTTTTGGAACTGGATGAAACGTTCTTCTGCATTGTTCCCTAGAAGCGCAAACAAAGCAACGCTCGATGTTCACAGTCAGTTTTTCATAAAGCCAAACGTAAACCAGTgaggaagtaaaaaataatacaaatgtatCTGCCCCCAAAAGCCTTTCTGGCTCTAGTTTCATTAGGgcgctttcacactgcaccaataGGACTCGGTACCCCCGAAGCTTATTTAGCATTAGATGTTGGTGTTCACCTTCTCTTGGCTACAGAGGTTCTGGGCTCCATCTAGCTGTCTCTTGTACAGACTCTCCAAACGGGTCATCTGCAGTTTCTGTCTCTGGATCTCCTCCTGGAACTCATTCTTCTTTATCTCTGCTACTCCTCGCTCTGCTGCCCCCCGTCGCACCTGGCCTTCCAACTCGTAGAGCTTAGTCTAAAACACAATCACAGAGAGGGTCAAGATTAATTCAGGTGACTTAGTTTTAGGTCAATGACATTTACCCCCACGTATAATGAGGATGATGTATTCCTGTACTGCaacgcaaaaaaaaagcaaggtcCTGGACGTAAACCAAAACCCACTGAAATGTTGAATAAAGTGAATCCTGGAAAAATTAAATAAGATAAGAACTGTCATTGCAGAATTGTGTTTGCAGAATACAAAGCAGCCTTTCTTTGGGAACAGTGACACTTGCATTGGCTACAGTAAGAGcatcacagaaaacacaaatccaCACACGCTTCATGCGCCTACCTGTAGCTCCAGGTTGCGGGAACTGGACACCCAATAGTTGAAGCCCAGAAGTAGAATGCAGGCAATCAGAGCTCCTATCATCAGAGGGGGTGACCTCCCTCCACGTCGCCCGTTCCCCAGCCCGCCCATGGCTGTAAACAAAGTGACCCCGGCAGCAAACTTTCAATTCATTCTACTTTATGAGCCTCCCATTTACATGTTCTACTTAAACTCTTGTTTGCACCGATGGAAGACCAATCTCAAGCCAAATGTAGAACAGAAAATGTCTGAGGAAAGATGCACAGAAAATGTTGCAGACTGCTTATGCACACCGATATTTGATATTTACTCAGCAGCATGAAGGTGGTTCCCCATAAAGCCCCCCCAGGATCATAACGTGGCGATCCACACTGCGGACATTCCGCTGAGATTCTTCGtgcagacaaataaacagagaCGCTAAAGCTAATGTTGTTAGCAGTGACTCTCCAGCCGACGGGGAGTCGCCCTCGGCTGCTAATGACAAAGAATTGCGCTTAAATGAGCAAATGTCGGGGTCTGCTTACCAAGCTGCGCAGCGCACCCCTAAGAGAAGCAGGTTCTCTCCAGGGAACCGCCACCCCACAGCCCCCCCAAGGGCACCACTAAACAGATAACCCGAAATGCTAATCATGTCATCGGGCCAGGTGGAGCTTTGGCTGGAAGTCTTCCGACAGATTACCCCTGTCGCTCACGTTATCTGATAACATTGTGCGCGTCTTGTACAAATATAACAAAACAAATGCCATCCTAAATATGATAATGAACTAAACGTGATTTATCGCGTGAACGCGAGACCAACCAGTCACTCTGACGCAAGCTAACCGCAGGCTAACTAGCTATCGATACTAGCGATAGCACCAACTTACCCGAGAGTCACAAAGCAGGGGGATAAATGTTCGACCCACGGAACACGGTGGGGCTCCGTGACTCGGTGTCGCCGTGATTCCTCGGTAGTCGGTAACTAATAGCGCATTACCGGCACAGCCGTACGTGGAGAGAGGCGGACGGTCGGTGCTGCCTCTACTTGCTGCAGGAAATATTTACAGCGTCCAATAATTCCAAATGTGAAATAACTCGAACACATATAACACATATTTGTTGAGAAATCTACGTGTTTGTTTTCCAAATATAAACGAATACTCTTATTTCAGTCCATATCGATTTATAACACATCACACTTGGTTGTTTGACCTATCAAAAATATGGTCCAGAGAATCTATAGTTTCCGATTGCCCGTAAAGGCAGCACaggtataaataaaataaaatgcgaGATTGAGTAACATCTTAATTTTCGTTAACTTTTAACTTGGTGTTGTTTGTAATATTCTATATCATACGCATTATTATACAGCATGATGCAAGGAGACAGTAGGGAGGAGTCGCCATATTAATATTTCATGACCGCTGTACAGCACCAGAtcgtaaacaaacacaaactgaaatacagactctttttttcttaaagaATGGATAAAACAGTCATCACCAGGGCAGGACGGTAGCATAAGAGGTCATGGAGACCCCGGGTCCACAAGTGTCCTATCCCTGGGATAACAGGCCTAAGAGAAACAACTCCAGCTATTACACAGCCCAAAACAGCATTCAtggacacaaagaaaaacaagtaaCAAGTTATTAGATTTTTTAATGTCATTAGAAATCAAGAGAAAAGTTGCGtgttgttcaactgtaaggcttcacATTTGGGATGTAACAATACAACACACATTTTTGGGGGTTAATTTAAGAAAACCTGTTTAACATTCTGTTGCACACACATACGTTAGGCAGACTTTGTGATCATTCTCAATGCAAGAGGTTTGGCCACATAAATGACCACCATTTATGTAAGTATAGTCTTGAGTCTGACTAAATAAGTATTCGAGAAAGTACTAATACAAAATTATTGTCAGACTAGCGAGCCCGTACTCCCAGAAAGGCATTCAGACTGGGGAGCAAATTATATCTGTAAAAATGGCACATCACGGACAATATGTCCGTGTGTTTATGTCAGCGTAATGCAGCCAGAAGATGAGAACGCCCGCTCCCTTGTCGATCCCATGTAAAGACGCAGAATCGGCATCACCTGCTGAACCCCAGAAGCAGGTTCGACCCAGGAATCGCTGCCGTATCAAAATAATACAAGACCGCTGGCACCCAAACAAATTAGTGATTAagataattaatattaataaaggaaaaatattataatatataaattgtTTTCATCATGACACAAATTGTCCAAACAAGTCTGGAAGCAAACAACGCCATAGTGCATATTTTAACCCTTTGAGTGTAATTCATAATCAATTGAAGATTATACAAAACGGTGAAAGTGATAAATGTTTAAAGCATCATTGTGAGTTACACAATTATAAAACACACCCTCACAGAAAATACTATGTACATTACACTACGGTATAAATAAAGGTCGAGTcattacaaacaaataaatattgcCTCCAGACCCTGCGTTCTGAGTCTGAAGGGGAGATTCAGCTAAATAAGTTCCACCATCCTAATCATCCCCTTTgacacattaaatatttttttccagacaaGGTGATctgtttattaaattattattaagtTAAAAGAATACCAACCACAATAGCAAAATGTCCAGACAGTATGAAATGTATCATGAGAGATTATCCACAGTCCTTTGATGATGAAACATGATGACTGAACAGAGTAATATCAATAATACATTCTCGATGGATACATTTCTGGCAGTACACagtttaaagttttagacaaATAGCATCCCTTCACAATTAAGCTATTGGTGAGGAAAAAATAATCAGTTGATACAGCATGAAAACCTTACCCTGAGagtttctgtttcctttttaCAAAAGTATGTTTCCCTCAAGAAGATAGGCATTTGAATCCTTTCCAGGATGTACAGAGGTTTGCTTTTCCTCAATGTGTTCCCTGAACTAAACATCTTCAAAAATGCCTGACAGAGACTGGTACTGTCCTCCCTTAGATCTACAgtatcacagagagagagagaaaattatGAAGGAAACATGTTTGAGATAAGATGgttctcagtttttttttaattcaattaatttgACAGAAAATTACCTTCTGTTAGGTGAATTATCATCACTTGAATCGTCTTGGAGCAAGTTACTTTCCTCCAACTCCCCGTCCCTTCTAGGGAATGGGAAAgctgagaaagacagagagaaatatACATCACATATACCGGTAATGCAAAATCAAGCAGCTCTTCCCGATAACGCTGGACTCAAAAATATTGTTTCTTTGGAATCAGGTGGCTGAGACAGCCAATAAACCCTGACCCAAATGAACACTATACATGTGCTGTGCATGAGCGGCAGATGTTTAGTTTATGCAGAAATCTAAGAGCAAACCTCTTATCACTCAGAAAAATGCTCATCAAATGAACTAAAATTCAAGACATCCATCTACGCCCTCTTTGTCACGCAAATTCTTTGCAGTTTCAGAACAAAAGGTGAAGTTTGGGGATTTTTTAccactcctctttgtctgctcaGTGGGGCTGCTCTTGCCACCCTGTAACTCAGTGTAACCAGCTCTGGGCCATTCATTAGCGCCCTGAACTCCATACCGCTCCCGAAATGCctgagacagaaaacaaaagaaatgcatCAAAGTACCTCAACATACGTATTTCACACAAACCAGTTCTGCACAGATGATTTTTTTAGGATTCTTAGATAAATATAAGAGATTGATGGATGATTTGATAAAACATCCCAACCCATTTTCGATTTTCTCCATTCTCAgctttttgtctctttcttctttctgcaaaaaacaaacaaacataatttttttcatttctactTTCAGATATAAAGCAAAGGAATTTGCACTGTGGTGTATGAAAAACTATGCCAGTAATGGAACCTAGTTTATTTAACAAATATCAATAAAGGTTATCAAGACAAGAGAGGAAGAAATAAGCAATTAAATCTGCAATGATGTGAATCATTTTCATACAAAAGTTGCTGAGAGAACGGAATGCAAACTGAAGAGGTGGAGAAACTACCTCTTCTGACAAGTTCCCTGCCTTCATCCACAAGATCAGTGGTCATATTATTGTTAATGGTGAACTGATGGAATCCAAGGAGGTTCAAACAGCGAGAGCCCAGGCTTCAACAaagacacgcgcacacacacacacaatagaatAGGTAACAAAAAGAGAACAATAAAATGATGAAAACCTGAAAAACAGAATAGAATGATAATGTATGTGCATGTATTTATATGAAATACGTTATGTTTAATCGTCTAGATTTTTgtgttgcatgtgtgtgcttAGTGTTGTTTGttaaaattgtgtttgtttcttgtcgaaaaataaataaaaaattttttttatcactttgTCAAACAGTTTGGCTGTAATTCATTAAAAAGCTggataaaatgaataaataaacgaGTTTTTCTTGGTTATTATCTTACCtgaaaaatgtagaaaagcacagcaacaacacCAGCATGGGATAATAGATGTAGAAACCATCGGATATAAAAGACAGCACACTCATAGAACCCATGAtctgacagagggagagaaagtgggaCACCGGGTTTAGTTTGGACATGCAAGTCATTTCACAGATTTTCCTATTGTCTCAGCTGTGATAATCTCATAATGCCCGTCTGTAAAGTAATAATGTGCATATTTGAATGGGACCCACGGAGGTGTAGGACGTCTGTATTCTGTCCTGGTGTGAGATTGTGGAGTCCAAGTGAATTAGGCCCAGAAAGTTGAGGCACAGAGGAGGAGTGAGACGACAAAACAACCTGAGAAGAAAACGCAAAGAGATGGAACAACGTGAGAAATGCGAGAAAACCTGGCTAAACTGGCTCAAAGTGCGTCCGATTCTATAGCAGAGCTGCAAAACCCTCCATTCATGCAAAGAGAAATTCAGTCTCCTTCATTAAAAACATACATTCCACTGAAAAGCAGGCTGTAAGAATCCGTCTGGTGATGCGGTACCAGGTAATAATAGTTGAAAATGCGAATCTTGAACACCGTGGAGTAGACGCAGACGCACACGAAGAGGATGCTGACGAAGCACACCATCTGTTGGCGAgagagcagaaagaggaggaatcGCATGAAGCTTCAATGGGGAGCGTTTCCACGGGCCGCATCGGATGTGTGAGAACCTCGATGTAAACGTAGTCGTGTTGTTTTTCAGCCGTGTCAACAAATATAGCGAAGAGCGAAAGGATGGGTTTGGTGCTGAAGAAGGTGCACTCGGACCAGACCACAGCTGCTGAGAGGAGACACAGGAGGGCCGCCAACAGCCT
This genomic interval carries:
- the golm1 gene encoding Golgi membrane protein 1, whose product is MGGLGNGRRGGRSPPLMIGALIACILLLGFNYWVSSSRNLELQTKLYELEGQVRRGAAERGVAEIKKNEFQEEIQRQKLQMTRLESLYKRQLDGAQNLCSQEKGTMQKNVSSSSKTIEELKGQLNQLNDDVGRLQKELQGCQGNIKTLNDKLTFDMTHCNSQVLTQKKLCDERVAAAKLEAQKNAEKPEASSHENTIEGAIKEGENVGTVTSAVKTSTDVILTPGLSQPEEEGQPELLTNDITVEKGPNAPVDLPPVKKPSKKEPPPVTSVVALKQDILQLSEDAVAKKEGEADVSKRLENNLTEDEGMELMDTHEEGAQMEDPAVDGMLTGQAKADEHQKLQEPDEYEGDERVVGGGDLVKQEQKKQPENTDLEQELANYNGDDENEGEFEADKQAELAEI